The nucleotide window GCGACCGCAGCGATCATCAGCAAGGCACGCTCCAATGCCGCCCGCTCTTCAGCTTGCTCAGGGGCATCGACGACCTGGACGGATTGTGCGGAGAAGCGGATGTTCGGGATCGGCATGGCGATTTGAGCGAGCTGCCACACCGCCGACACACCGACGGCGACGACGATGAGCGTCCAGGCTGTGCTGGCAGCGACATACGCAACGTTGCGCCGTACCCGCAGGTTCAGCTCGAGCAGACGGTACCTGGCAATGACGTACAGATTGACAAACGGCACTGCCACCAGCGCGGCTGCCAGAAACCCCGGGCCGAACCGGCCCTGTCCGAACGAGCCGAGCCACACGACGCCGAGCGCGATGCCGATGAGCGTCAGGTTTCGAAGGCGGACGAGCGGCCGCATGATCTCCGCCTCGTTCGCGCTGCGATCGCGATTCGTGCGCCAGGTCACGAGGCAGCCGAGCAGCAGCATGAAGGCGAGGGCAATGAACGTGCGGGCCATGAAGGTCACCAGGTCGGCCCGGCTCGCGAGAGGAACGGCGGCAGCGAGAACGGCACAGCCGTACACCACGGGCAGCGCCCACCGCCGCGCCCGAAGCAACGGTCGTTCACGCGGGAAGTACTGAACCGAATGCACCCAGACCGCAATCCCGACAAACAGCGCGGCCTGAAACAACAGGTCGAGCCCGAAATGGAAGGCTGAGGACGAGATGTAGGGACGCGTCCAGGCGACGGTCAGCGCGTAGCCGATGAGGAGAAACGCGAGCCCGCGGTATCGTGCTGCCGGAATGTGTGGACGGGCAAGCGCAAGGAACGCTCCCAGCAGCATCCACAGAACACCCGCCACGACGATGGCCAGAAACCCGAACGTGAATTGTAGCGAGACGGGCCGAACGTGCAGCGTCCGTGCGTTACTTCGTCGAAGGATGTCGTAGTCGATAGCGCGTCCGGGCTCAGCACCGCGAATGAGGCTATCGGCGCCATCCCGATTCGAGAACGGCTGACCGTTGATGCGGATGATGAGGTCGCCCACCTGCATGCCGGCGCGATCCGAGGTGCCACCGGCAGCCAACGTAGTCACGATGAGGGATGGGCCGACGTCGTTCACCGCCTCGCCGAGCGCCGCCGGCGGCACGTAGAGCGCCACAGCCCCGCGTACCGGTGGCCGGAGCGCCATCACTTCGACCGGATCGGTCTGCTTGGCGAGGGCCCTCGTAACGTCGCGCTCGGAGTGGACGCTGACCTCACCGACTTCCACAACGAGGTCACCTGGCTCGAGGCTCGAGCCCTGCTGGGCTCGACCTGCCCCGAACCCGGTATACAAGTACGAACCCCCCGGTGCCGGAGCGTCGGGCGGCGCGGGAGCGGCTGCAACACGCTTCCCGACGTGCGCGGTGGAGAATGCGCCAACGAAATCGTGGTCGGCGAGCGCCTGCTTGCCGAACTGTACGACGGTGACGACCGAGAGAACGAAGAATAGGAGCGCTAGCCCGCCGGTGAGGAAGCGAAGGCGCCGCCGCATCCGAGTTCGCCCCTGGAAGGTCTCGAGGTAGCGATCGAGCCTCTCCAGCACGTCTGTCATTGTCTGCCTCGGCGAGTGGCGCTGTCGTTGTCGAGGGAGCCCGCGCGGCGCGTTCGGCGAACGCGCCCTACCTTCCCCGGGAGGGCCCTACTCCGCAGCCTCGTGGCCATCAGGATGCGGGCAGCCCGGATAGCTCTGGAAGAACATGTTGCCGGTCCAACCCAGCTCCTTCATTCCCGCCTCGGATGAGTAGTGGGCGCCCGCCACCCAGCCCTTGATGTGATCGACGTGATCACGCAGCGTGCGCATGGGCCGCTCTGGCGGAGAAGGTGGCATCACAGGATCCCCTTTTTTCCAAGGCCTTGGTCCCGGCTGACCTGACGCTTGCGTGAACGCCTCCTCCAGAAGGGCGACCTGCTCCGCCTCACCTAAATCCTTGAACGGCCCCTGGTGACGCGAGATTGCAAAGCCGTCGATGGCGCCGAGCGCCGTCAGGAACTCCTGCTGTGCGCTGGGGGCCTCCACTGCGAGCGCCGCGTCGATGAACCGATCCGATTCCGTTGCCACGGCGCCCGGCACGATGAGCTCGGCAAGCACGGAGAGCGTCGCAAACTGGTGCGGGTCGAGGAACTCTCGTTCGGACGCCTTGGTGGTAGTGGGCGTGGATGATCGCCCGGCCACGTGCTGCTGCACTGGATGCCCCTCGGCCACGAGCGGCAGTGCAAAGCTCCCGCCAAGCCCAGCGGCCAGACCTTGGAGGGCGACACGGCGCGTCACACCTGCTCGCTCGCTGGCATGATCGGTCGACACGTGGGACGGGACCGCATCCGGCATGTGCGACGACTTATTCATAAGTCCTCCTGCGAGACAGCGATGTGGCGGAAATCTCCGCGAGCTTAGCATTGCCGGAACGAGGCTGACAAGACGGCGCGTTCGGCGAACGCGCCCTACCATCGTCGTAGGTAGGGACGCCTCGCCGAGGCGTCCGTCCGGTAGAGACACCTCGCCGAGGCGCCCGTCAGCTCACTCGTCGCGTCAGCGTGCGATCTCCAGCGGCCAGCAAAATCCGTTCGAGCTCACGAAAGCCACGCGTGGTGGGCGCTCGTGACCGACATCGAGACGGCAGATCGCGGCCGGCAAACAACGAAGGCTGTGCATCGCCGTGGCAGAGCGACGACGCCCGGACCGATAACCTGGTGACCGAGCGTGACCAGCCGAGTGCACGGTGGAGCGCCGTCACCGCCGCTCCCGCGAGCATCGTCGGACTCGACGCGGCCGGCGTCACGCTGATCATGCCCGTGTACCTGGCCTGGGCGATATCGACGACACGCACCGTCAATTGCCGCGCGAGCAATCGACGTGTGCCCAGCTGGGAGGCGAGATCCCGTGCAAGCTCACGCACGCGACCGGCCAGGGCAGCGGCGTCCATGAATGCACCGTCGAGCGTTGCTTGAACCGAGACCCCGCGAGGGCAGACGGACCCGACGACCGCCCGATCGTCATCCCCGGACGCAAGCCGCCGCCAGAGCACGAGATCGGTCGACGCGGCGACAGCGTCATCCGACAGACCTGCGAGATCCCCGATGGTCTCGGCTCCACGTGAGATCAACGACGCACGCAACGACTCTGGCAGGCCGGACAGCAGCTCAATGGCAAGCGGTGCCAGAAAGCGCCGGTCGTAGCCGGGTAACACATAGAGGAGTCCCGAGGGGCGCGCCAAACGAGAGGCCACCCGCGCGGTAATCTTCGACACGCCAATTCCACACGACGCTGCAATCTGCAGCTCATCTCGCAACGCCTCCTGAATGGCTTCCGTCGCGACGACGAGCCCACCGACGCCCGACCGGAGGCTCGCCGCGTCCACATAGGCCTCGTCCAGCGAGAGCCACTCGACGCGCGTAAAGGCCTTGCGGAGGATGGCGTCAGCGGCGTCGGCAACTTCTCCATACGCTTCGAGATCTCCGGGGAGGAAGTGTGCAGCCGGGCAGCGCTGAGCCGCGTCGCACAGCCGCAGGCCAACGTACACGCCAGCCGACCGCGCCTCTGCCGAGACCGCCGCCACACGTCCCGTGCCGTCCCGACGTCCGCCAATCACGAGCGGCTGCCCCCGGAGCTCCGGCTGACGCGCACGTTCAACGGCAACGAAAAAACCGTTCAGGTCGACGTGGAGAATCTGCCGCGCCATTTTCAAAGAGTTACTGTACCGATGTCGGTGTCAATGCCGGTTGCTAGCGCTAGTATCGGCGCATCACGCCAATGACGACGCCCTGAATCTCCACGTTGTCGGCTGAGACGAGAATCGGCTTCATCATCGGGTTGGCCGGTTGCAAACGAATCTGGCCATCCTCACGGTAGAACTTCTTGAGCGTCGCCTCCGAGCCGTTGAGCAGCGCGATGACCATCTCGCCGTTCTCGGCGGTCTTCCGGTCTTCGACGATGACGAAGTCGCCATCGCGAATATGCTCATCGATCATCGAGTCGCCCCTGACACGCAACACATACGTTTCTTGCCGGCCCACGAACGTGTGGGGTACTGCGAAACCTTCGTTCGTCGCGATAGCCTCAATCGGGGCTCCCGCTGCAACATATCCAAGCAACGGCAGCTCGACGACACGATCGCTCACGCGAGTTGGCATGAGCTCGACGGAGCGGCTGCGATTCCACATCCGCTTGATGCAGCCCTTCTCCTGCAGGTTGGTCAAATGTTTGTGAACCGTCGCAAGCGACGACAGCCCAAATCGGCGTCCGACTTCCTCGAGGCTCGGCGCATAGCCATGCTGCTGGATGAACTCGTGGAGGAAGTCGAGGATCTCGCGCTGGCGTTTGGTGAGCGGCTGCACGGGCCCTCCTTTTACGTCGTGACAGATGGTCTGCCGGTCCGTTCCCGCACGATGCGAGTATGATATGCAAACAAAAAGCGAAAGTCAACAGGAAGGATTCAGGAATCACGTGGTACACTTGACCTCGCTCGGTTGCGAGACTTGCAAGATGAAGAGACACGTGTCGGTACGTTCTGTGCTCGTCGCGCTGGGGTGCATGCTGCTCGCTGGCTCCGTGGCGAATGGTGACAACGCACCAACACCGGCGGATGCCGAGCGCCTGCAGGCCAAGATCCTCTCCATCGCCACGTATGGCGCTGCCCGCTCGCGCGACGCACAGCTCACGCCCATTAGCGAGCGCGAGTGCAACGCATTCTTTCACTATCGCATGGCGGAGAGCTTGCCCGCAGGCCTGACGGATCCATCGCTGCGGATGCTCGGGAGCAGCCGTCTCGCCGCGTCGGCGGTGGTCGATCTGGATGCGGTGCGCGCTAGTCGTACGAAGGGCGGAAGCGACTGGCTCGACCCTATTAATCTCCTCTCTGGAAAGCTGCCGGCGACAGCGCAAGGGACGTTGCACACGCGCGACGGCGTTGGGCAATTCCAGCTGGAATCTGCGGAGATTGGCGGTGTCGCTGTGCCGAAGAGTCTGCTTCAGCAAATTATCGCCTACTACTCGCAAACGGCGGAGAATCCCGGCGGCTTCGACTTAGAGACGCCCTTCCAGCTGCCCTCCGGCATTCGCGAGATTCGCCTCGGCGCCGGCGAAGCGATCGTCGTCCAGTAGACCTCGAACCTTGAAACTCAGCCTGTCGACGTCAGTCGAGGTGTTGACCGGAGTGGGCCCGCGGCGCGTGGCGGAGCTGGCGCGCGTGGGCATCGTCACCCTCGATGACTTCTTGCTCCGCTTCCCGCTGCGCTACGAAGACCGTAGTCGTCTCGTCCCTCTTGCGCAGCTCGAAGCAGGTCGAACCAGCACTGTCGCCGGCACGATTGCACGGTGTGGCCTGCGACCGACACGCCGGCCCGGATTCACGATCTTCGAAGCGGTCATTCACGATCGCAGCGGACGTGCTCGTGCGCTCTGGTTCAACCAACGCTTCCTGCGCGATGTGTTGCGCCGCGGACAGCAGGTCGTGTTGTACGGCAAGGTGGAATCGACGCCGTCGGGCACGCAGCTCACCAACCCTGACTATGAGGTCCTCGCCGAGGCGGGCGAGGTTGAAGCGCTCGGTGTCGAGCCCAAGCCATCCATTCACCACGGGCGCATCGTGCCGGTGTACGAGCGCGTCGGATCGCTGACTGCGCGCATCCAACGCGACTTGGTGCACCAAGCACTCGAGCGTCTCGAGGAGCCGCCCGATGATCCGCCCAATGATCCCCTGCCACGCCCTGTCTGCGAGGAAATGGCGCTCCCTGCGCGCCGCGAGGCCCTGTGGCACACGCACTTCCCGCCCGACGATACCGACCTGGACACACTGAATCGATTTCGAACGCCCGGGCAAGTCCGGCTGATCTTCGAGGAGTTCTTCGTCTTCCAGCTTGGCCTGGCGCTGCGCCGGCGTGAGCGCCAAGGTGAGGCGAAGCCCCACGCCATTCGCGTCGACGCTAGTGTGCGCAGCGCGGCCCGCTCGGTGCTGCCGTTCAAGCTCACTGCCGGACAACGTGCCGCGCTGGCAGAGATCGTCGAGGATTTGCAGCGGCCCGAGCCGATGCACCGCCTGCTCCAGGGAGACGTCGGCGTCGGCAAGACCGTGGTTGCCGCGCTGGCTGCCGTTGTCGTGATGGAGAACGGCTTGCAGGTCGCCCTGATGGCACCGACCGAGCTGCTGGCGGAGCAGCACGCTCGCACGCTCACGCAATTGCTGCAGCCGACGCGATTCTCGGTCAGGCTCGTGACGGGCTCCCTGAATGCCGCCGAGCGCCGGGTGCGGCTGGCCGCCGTCGCGTCGGGCGAAGCCGCGCTCGTTATCGGCACCCACGCGCTGCTCGAAGAGCCGGTCACGTTCAAGCAGCTCGCGTTCGTCGTGATCGACGAGCAACACCGCTTCGGTGTGTTGCAGCGCGCGCGGCTACGCGAGAAGGGCGTGTTGCCCGACGTGCTCGTCATGACGGCCACACCCATTCCTCGCACACTTGCCCTGACCGTCTATGGCGACCTCGACGTGTCGACGATACGTGACCGACCACCGGGTCGGCAGCCGGTGAAGACCACCGTGCGGCCCGAATCGCGTCGCGACGCCGCGCACGCCTTCATTCGTCACGAGCTTACGCGAGGCCGACAAGCGTACATCGTGTACCCGCTGGTGGAGGAGAGTGAGAAGATCGACGTGAGAGCCGCTGCTGCAATGGCAGACACCTTACAGCAGGACGTGTTCCCCGAGTATCGTGTCGGCTTGGTGCATGGGCGCCTGCCGGCAGAGGACAAGGGTCGCGTGATGACGACCTTCGCGCAAGGTGAGATAGACGTGCTCGTTTCGACGACGGTCGTCGAGGTCGGCGTCGACGTGCCAAACGCCACCTCGATGCTGGTCGAGCACGCCGAGCGCTTTGGGCTGGCGCAGCTTCATCAGCTTCGTGGGCGCGTAGGCCGGGGTGCCGAGGCGTCGCACTGCATTCTGCTCTATCAGAGTCCGCTGTCCGACGATGCGCGTGCTCGCCTCAAGACCATTGCCGCGACCGAGGACGGGTTTCTGATTGCGGAGAAAGATCTCGAGCTGCGCGGTCCCGGCGATCTCTTCGGCACACGACAGGCTGGGCTTCCAACGCTCAGAGTTGGAGACCTCGTCCGCGATCGGGATCTCCTGCTGCGCGCTCACGCGACGGCCCAGGTGTGGGCCGGCACGCTCACCAACCTCTCTGCCGCGCGCCGCTCGGTCGACGAGGCTTGGCAGCGTCGCTTTGGCCTGGTCGGCATCTCGTAGCGCAGGCCTTTAGGCCTGCCAGCGCCGCAATGGGCAGGCCTGAAGGCCTGCGCTACTGCGGCTAGCGCAAGAACCCTGAGATGCGCGTAATTGCGGGACGCTTCAAGGGCCGGACGCTCGCAGGGCCCAAGCGAGCCGGGCTTCGACCAACGTCCGATCGGCTCCGTGAAACGCTGTTCAACATCCTGGCGCCGGAGCTTCCTGGTGCGCGGCTCCTGGACGGCTACGCCGGGACGGGCGCCGTCGGTATCGAGGCGTTGAGCCGTGGTGCTGCGCACGTCGTGTTCGTGGAGCGAGATCGACAAGCTCTGGCGCTCATCCAGCAGAACTTGGGGCGCTGCGGTGTGACCGAGCGCTATACTATCGTGAGCCGGGACGCGCGGGAGGCGAGTACCGATCCCGCCCTTCAGCACTTCGATATCGTCTTCCTGGACCCGCCGTACGATCTCCCGGACGCGGATCGCGCGCTCGACGTCGCCAGCGGTCTCGTGGCGCCCGGGGGACTCCTGGTCTTCGAGCACGCGGCGCGACGTGACGTGCCTCGAGCGGTGGGCCGCCTGATTCGACGCCGGCAGGTGCGTGCGGGTGACAGTATGCTGACGTTCTACAAACCGGCTGAAGAGGAGCGGCAGTGAGCGGTGGGCGGGACGCCGCGTCCAGGCAGCTGGCTATTTGTCCCGGCTCGTTCGACCCGTTGACCAACGGCCATGTGGACATGGTCCGGCGTGCCGCTCGGCTCTTCGAGCGCGTCGTGATCGCGGTGCTCATCCACCCCGAGAAGTCACCCTTGTTCAGCGTGGAGCACCGTGTGACGATGGCCCGCGAGGTCTTTCACGATCAGCCGGAGGTCGAGGTCGATGCCTTCGAGGGGCTGCTCGTGGAGTACGCGCGGCGCCGGGGCGCAGAGGTCGTGGTGCGCGGGCTCCGCGCGGTCTCCGACTTCGAGTACGAGAGGCAGATGGCGCACATGAACCGCCAGCTCGAGCCGGCGCTCGAGACCATATTCATGATGCCGAGCACAGCGCATACCTACCTGAGCTCACGGCTGATCAAGGAGATTCATCGCCTGGGCGGCGACGTATCGCCGTTTGTCCCGCCCACGGTTCAGAAACACCTGTTGAGAGGACACTGATGCTTGCCACTCGCATGACGCGGATTTCTTCGTCACCCACCATGAAAGGGCTGGTTGCGGCGCAGCGGCTGCGCCAAGCTGGCTACGATGTCGTCGACTTGAGCGCAGGGGAGCCGGACTTTCCGACGCCGGATCATGTCAAGGCGGCTGCCCACACCGCCATCGACGCCAACCTGACCAAGTACACGCCCAATACCGGCGTCCCAGAGCTCAAGAACGCCATCGCCGCCAGCTATAAGCGGGACTACGGGGTCGAGTACAGTGGTGCGGAAATCATCGTGACGGCCGGCGGCAAGCAGGCGCTCGTCAACACGGCCCTCTCGCTGTTCGACGAAGGAGACGAGGTCGTTACCCACGCACCTGGCTGGCCGACGATCTTCGAGCAGATCAAGTTTTGTGGTGCGACACCGGTCATCGTGCGCACGCGATCGGAGGAGGGGTTCACGCTCACCGCAGACGCCGTGCTCGAGGCGCTCACGCCCCGCACCAAGGCGATTGTCATCAACTCGCCCTGCAATCCGACCGGCGCCATCATCACCGAGGCGGAGATGATCCGCATCGCCGACGAGGCCGCACGCCGCGGTATCTGGATCGTGTTGGATCTCTGCTACGAGAAGCTGATTTATGACCCGCAGCCGCACAATCTGCCGAAGATCCTCGCCGAGCGGATGCGCGACCATACGATCATCACCGGCACGGCGTCCAAGACATACGCCATGACGGGATGGCGCTGCGGTTGGGCGCTGGGACCACGGGAGGCGATTGCCGCGTGTGGCGCGCTGCAGAGCCACTCCACCTCGAATGTCTGCTCGATCACCCAACAGGCGGTCATCTCCGCACTGACTGGGCCACAAGACTGCGTCACCGAGATGCTGGACGAGTACCGTCGCCGACGGGATCTCGTGTGGGATCTCATCACGGCGGATTCGCGAGTCCGTTGCGTGAAGCCCGCAGGCGCGTTTTACCTGTTCGTCGATGTGTCGGATCTCCTGTCTCCCGATGGTCTGCGGACATCGGCGGCGCTGGCCGACACCCTCCTGGAACAGCAGCACGTCGTCGTGACCGCCGGCGAGGGCTTCGACGCCCCTGGCTTCCTCCGCTTGTCGTATGCGACGTCCGAGGAAAGACTCCGCGAAGCGGCGAAGCGGTTTCACGAGTTCGTAGATACGACGGCCAAGAGCGTGCCCGCCGCCCGCGCCTAATGGAGCTCGCGCAAGAGTTTGTCTCTTCACTGGAGGCGATCGTCGGTCCAGCGCACGTGCGGCAGGACGTCACCGCGCGAGAGGCGTACGGCGTGGACGCGCTTCGGAAAGGCCGGCCCGCCGACGCCGTTGTGCTGCCCGGATCGACCCCTGAGGTGGCAGCGCTCCTGCGTTTGTGCGACCAGGCGCGGGTCCCGGTCGTCCCCCGGGGCGGCGGCACGGGCTACACGGGCGGTGCCGTTCCCGTCCGTGGGGGGCTCGTCTTGTCACTCGAGCGCCTCAACCGCATCCTCGAGATCGATGAGCTGAACTTGCTCGCCGTGGTCGAGCCCAACGTGATCACCGCAGACTTGCAGAATGCGGTCGAGCGCGTTGGGCTCTTCTATCCGCCGGATCCCGCCAGCCTGCACCAGTCCACGATTGGCGGCAACGTCGCCGAGTGTGCCGGCGGGCCACGCGCGTTCAAGTACGGCGTGACCAAACGCTACGTCCTCGGGCTCGAAGCAGTGCTGCCGACCGGTGAGATCATCACCACGGGTGGCAAGTCGGTGAAGAACGTCGTGGGTTACGACGTGACCCAGTTGCTCGCGGGATCCGAGGGGACGCTCGCAGTGATCACCAGGGTCATCCTGCGCCTGGTGCCCAAACCGCCGAAACAGGCCGACGTTCGCGCCGCGTTTCCGACGATCCAGAGCGCCATCGATGGCGTGACCCGGTTGCTGCGGGCGCGCGTGGTGCCTGCGGCCCTCGAGCTCATCGACGGGGATTCCTTGGCCGCGGTGGCCGCGCATCGCGGCGCGACGACGCTGGCACCGTCCGGTACGAGCGCGATGTTGCTCATCCAGGTGGATGGGCTCGCGTCGGCGGTGGAGGAGGAGCTCGAGCGCGTGGCGGCCTCGTGCCGCGACGCCGGCGCGACGGAGGTCCGCCTGGCGCGCGACGCGGCCGAGCGTGACGAGCTCTGGCGGCATCGGCGCGAGCTGTCGTCGTCGCTCCGGTCGCTCGCGCCGCTCAAGATCAATCACGATGTCGTGGTGCCGAAGGGACGCATTCCAGAGCTCTTCGATCTGGTGAGCCGGCTGCGTGCAGAGAGCGCCCTTCGAATTCCATGCTTTGGACACGTGGGTGATGGCAACATCCATGTGAACATCCTCGTCGATCCGGCCGATCCCGCCGCGATGGCTCGCGCAGATCGCGCGGAGCGGGCTTTGTTCGAGGGCGTGGTCGCGCTCGAGGGATCCATCAGCGGCGAGCATGGGATTGGCTTCGCCAAGGCGAAGTACCTCGGCCTCGAGCTCGCACCACCGGAGATTGCACTGATGAGGCGTCTCAAGCAGGCCTTCGATCCGCACAATATTTTGAATCCAGGGAAGATCTTTCTCAGTGACGAGTGACGAAGTCACTGATGTCGTCACTCGTCACTGATTGGTGACCAACAACACCGTCTCCAAATCCTCTGCAGGATCCGGCCAGAGAAGCGTTCCTATGCGGACGGCTGAGGGGTTGAAGTAGAGCACCTCGCCGAGACGACGAACACGAATGCCGTGCTTGGCTTGAAGCGCCGCCAAGTCGTCCTCCGAGACGACACAGAGGACTGGCTTGGGCGAACGAAGAAACTCCGCTACCGCTGCGGTACTGATGAGATCCGTTTGGCGCACGCCCGTATAGAAGATGAGATTGCGCACCAGTACCCGGTATGTCCCGGACCGTTCGTTCCGCTGGTGGGCAGCCTTGTAAAGGGCTGCCATCCGCTGGACCGGTTCGAGACCAGCCGCCGACGCAATCGAGTACTGCAGCGACAAGAAGGTGATCACGGAAGCGGCGGCCAGCGTCGTGGGAAGCAGCCAGCGCCGACGCAGCCAAGCAGCCACGAGCACTGCCACACCCGCCACAACAATCGCGGCCGTTCCCTCGTGGCTCAACGAAGGGTTGAGCGCAAACAGCAGTGGGCTGGCACGCTGCAGCAAGCCCGCGAGAAGGAGCAGGCTGAAAGAGACCAGCGTGCCGCACACGGCAAGCGGGACGTGCCGCTTCGTCGCGTCGGTCGAATCGGTGAGACGCGCGATGAGCGAGCGCGCCACGATGAGCGCCAGCGGAGGCAGGACGGGAAGGATGTAGCGTGGTTGCTTGCCAATGGAGAGCGAATAGAAGATGAGCGGCACCGCCGACCAGAGCACTAACCGCCACGCACCGCTGGTCAGGCGTCGCTCTCGTCTCACGACGATCTGCAGGAATGACGGGCCCCACAACAATAGGAAGGGCGACCAGGGCATCAGCCCGCCGAGCACGATCGGGCCGTAGAACCAGAGCGACCGTGGCTCGTTGTACCGGTCTGTCGCAAAGCGCTCCAGATTCTCACTGACGAAGAAGCGATCCAGGTATGCGAACCCGTGGACCTCGGTCATGGCCACATACCACGGTGCGGCCACGATCACGAAGACGAGCGCCGCGAGCAGCAGGTCACGGCGAGACGGCCAGCGGTAGTGCCACGGCACGCCCTGGCCATAGCGCTCCCGCCAGGCGATGGCGGCAACCGTCATCACCGGAAGCGCGACGCCGACAGGACCCTTTGTGAGAACGGCGAGTCCCAAGGCGAGGGCGCCGACGAGCAGCCAACCGCGGCGCGCGGCGGGGCGGATCGGCTCGTCACGGTAACGCGCATCCAGCGCTTCGATGAGCGCCCACGTCGCGAGGGTGATGAAGAGCGCGAGAGGAAGATCCGGCAGCGCAGCGCGGCCAAAGGTGAACGCACCGAAGCTCGTCGCCACGATGACGCCCGCAAGTGCGGCTGTGGGCGGGTCGAACCAGCGC belongs to Luteitalea sp. and includes:
- a CDS encoding phospholipid carrier-dependent glycosyltransferase, whose protein sequence is MLRHLVILLALGGLTFFAGLGRGAIGDSDEAYYAEAAREMVESGDWLTPRYNYEHRFQKPILYYWLAALTYKVAGVTEAAARFPSALSGLCLALLTYLCGRRWFDPPTAALAGVIVATSFGAFTFGRAALPDLPLALFITLATWALIEALDARYRDEPIRPAARRGWLLVGALALGLAVLTKGPVGVALPVMTVAAIAWRERYGQGVPWHYRWPSRRDLLLAALVFVIVAAPWYVAMTEVHGFAYLDRFFVSENLERFATDRYNEPRSLWFYGPIVLGGLMPWSPFLLLWGPSFLQIVVRRERRLTSGAWRLVLWSAVPLIFYSLSIGKQPRYILPVLPPLALIVARSLIARLTDSTDATKRHVPLAVCGTLVSFSLLLLAGLLQRASPLLFALNPSLSHEGTAAIVVAGVAVLVAAWLRRRWLLPTTLAAASVITFLSLQYSIASAAGLEPVQRMAALYKAAHQRNERSGTYRVLVRNLIFYTGVRQTDLISTAAVAEFLRSPKPVLCVVSEDDLAALQAKHGIRVRRLGEVLYFNPSAVRIGTLLWPDPAEDLETVLLVTNQ